One genomic segment of Trichococcus shcherbakoviae includes these proteins:
- a CDS encoding CamS family sex pheromone protein translates to MNKAKSVILMTVSGAAMFLLASCGQLSETQTTENTTNTGPEKVTVQTTQNQLSTDYYPALIVDGKYQFSQNRGVSLSLNSTANIKDFEAELLDVAKNVFPTDQYFFQEGQVIDYDTTRLWLGRYSDSNPDGLNPTDNGSTDAATREPIYLEQILEQDYMIQNENGFELAGMAIGLAMNSVDYYKVNDVPMEQAISRDKLEEQAKAYANTIITRLRQTEGLESIPIVIGIYEQSAQDSPVGGSYLFEGVSTEGTAIGEWITRNESKVVFPLQSGTQTEESSNFDNFKNEVQDFFPNLNGIVGEGKYVDGQLMSLEIDITTQFYGETEIIAFTQHVTDAAGRFLPQNIPVEITIESINGIESFLTRENDSQGFSYHIFD, encoded by the coding sequence GTGAATAAAGCGAAAAGCGTCATCCTTATGACTGTCTCCGGAGCAGCGATGTTCCTGTTGGCCAGTTGCGGACAGCTATCAGAGACGCAAACGACGGAGAACACAACCAATACCGGTCCCGAGAAAGTGACTGTCCAAACGACACAGAATCAGTTGTCGACCGATTATTACCCGGCCTTGATTGTGGACGGCAAGTACCAATTCAGCCAGAATCGCGGTGTCAGCCTCTCGCTGAACTCGACAGCCAACATCAAAGACTTTGAGGCGGAGTTGTTGGATGTAGCAAAAAATGTTTTCCCTACTGACCAATACTTTTTTCAAGAAGGCCAAGTCATCGATTATGATACGACGAGGTTATGGCTAGGGCGCTACAGCGACTCCAATCCGGACGGGTTGAATCCGACCGATAACGGCAGCACCGATGCGGCAACCAGAGAGCCGATCTATCTGGAGCAGATTTTGGAACAGGATTATATGATCCAGAATGAGAATGGCTTTGAGTTGGCTGGAATGGCCATCGGATTGGCGATGAATTCGGTCGACTATTACAAAGTGAATGATGTGCCGATGGAACAAGCTATTTCCCGCGATAAACTGGAAGAACAGGCAAAAGCCTATGCAAATACGATCATTACCCGTTTGCGCCAGACAGAGGGATTGGAAAGCATTCCGATCGTCATCGGCATATATGAGCAATCAGCACAGGACAGCCCGGTCGGCGGCTCTTATCTGTTCGAAGGCGTCTCCACGGAAGGGACTGCGATCGGTGAATGGATCACCCGCAATGAAAGCAAAGTGGTTTTCCCGTTGCAAAGCGGAACGCAGACGGAAGAGTCTTCCAACTTTGACAATTTCAAGAATGAAGTACAGGATTTCTTCCCGAACCTGAACGGAATCGTCGGTGAAGGCAAGTACGTCGATGGACAACTGATGTCGCTCGAAATCGACATCACAACGCAGTTCTATGGGGAAACGGAAATCATCGCCTTCACCCAACACGTAACCGATGCAGCAGGACGGTTCCTGCCCCAAAACATTCCCGTTGAGATCACGATTGAATCGATCAACGGCATCGAATCGTTCCTGACAAGAGAAAACGACAGCCAGGGCTTCAGTTACCATATCTTCGATTAG
- the gatC gene encoding Asp-tRNA(Asn)/Glu-tRNA(Gln) amidotransferase subunit GatC — MAITEEQVRHVAKLAKLEFAPNEIKHFTEQLGDIIDMVEQLEAVDTTDVPVTSHGYALKNVMREDVAEPGMDRDLLFKNVKTAEDGMIQVPAILDNEVEGA, encoded by the coding sequence ATGGCAATCACTGAAGAGCAAGTGCGTCACGTAGCAAAACTGGCCAAGCTGGAATTCGCTCCAAATGAAATCAAACATTTTACAGAACAATTGGGCGACATCATCGACATGGTGGAACAATTGGAAGCAGTCGATACAACGGATGTACCCGTGACTTCTCATGGCTATGCATTGAAGAATGTCATGCGTGAAGATGTAGCGGAACCAGGAATGGATCGCGACCTCTTATTCAAAAACGTCAAGACAGCCGAAGACGGCATGATCCAAGTGCCCGCAATTTTAGATAACGAGGTGGAAGGCGCATGA
- the gatA gene encoding Asp-tRNA(Asn)/Glu-tRNA(Gln) amidotransferase subunit GatA gives MSIFNETLTSLHEGLVNKEFSSVELTQAAFKRIAETDGKVEAFLALNEEGALKQAQAADEKGYEDGNVLNGIPLGIKDNIVTEGVTTTAASRMLGDFMPIYDATVVTKLKEAGAVNVGKLNMDEFAMGGSTENSYYKKTKNAWDLTKVPGGSSGGSAAAVASGEVVASLGSDTGGSIRQPAAFNGIVGMKPTYGRVSRYGLIAFASSLDQIGPMTRNVTDNALLLEAISGYDKRDSTSLNMEVPKFSANLNGKVAGMKIALPKEYFQDGVSAEIQEAVRKAAAQFEEMGATVEEVSMPTLAYGIPAYYIIASSEASSNLQRFDGVRYGYRAENVNSLEELYIKSRSEGFGMEVKRRIMLGSFSLSAGFYDAYFKKAGQVRTLIKRDFANIFAGYDLILGPTTTTTAFGIGEKNDDPLAMYMDDLLTVTINLAGVPAISVPGGFAADGMPIGIQLIGNYFEEAKIYQAAFALEQANDYLDQHPNL, from the coding sequence ATGAGTATTTTCAACGAAACGCTAACGAGCCTGCACGAAGGCTTAGTCAACAAAGAATTCTCATCCGTGGAACTGACACAAGCAGCCTTCAAACGCATCGCTGAAACAGACGGAAAAGTGGAAGCATTCTTGGCTTTGAACGAAGAAGGCGCCTTGAAACAAGCGCAAGCAGCTGACGAAAAAGGCTACGAAGACGGCAATGTCCTGAACGGTATTCCTTTAGGGATCAAAGACAACATTGTCACAGAAGGCGTGACAACGACAGCAGCGAGCCGTATGTTGGGTGATTTCATGCCGATCTACGATGCAACAGTCGTCACCAAATTGAAGGAAGCTGGCGCTGTCAACGTCGGAAAACTGAACATGGACGAATTTGCCATGGGCGGAAGCACGGAAAACTCCTACTACAAAAAAACCAAAAATGCTTGGGACCTGACAAAAGTTCCCGGCGGTTCATCCGGTGGCTCCGCTGCTGCGGTTGCCAGCGGTGAAGTTGTCGCTTCATTAGGTTCCGACACAGGTGGAAGTATTCGCCAACCTGCTGCTTTCAATGGTATCGTCGGCATGAAACCGACATACGGACGCGTATCCCGTTACGGTTTGATCGCTTTTGCGTCCAGCCTTGACCAAATCGGTCCGATGACGCGCAACGTAACCGACAACGCCTTGTTGTTGGAAGCAATCAGCGGCTATGATAAGAGAGACTCCACGAGCTTAAATATGGAAGTGCCGAAATTCAGCGCGAACCTGAACGGAAAAGTTGCGGGCATGAAAATCGCATTGCCTAAAGAATATTTCCAAGATGGCGTATCCGCTGAAATCCAAGAGGCTGTCAGAAAAGCAGCTGCTCAATTCGAAGAAATGGGCGCTACCGTAGAAGAAGTCAGCATGCCGACTTTGGCTTATGGAATCCCGGCTTACTACATCATCGCTTCATCAGAAGCTTCATCCAACCTGCAACGTTTTGACGGAGTGCGTTACGGCTACCGTGCAGAAAATGTGAATTCGTTGGAAGAATTGTACATCAAGAGCCGTTCCGAAGGTTTCGGGATGGAAGTGAAACGCCGCATCATGTTGGGATCCTTCTCATTGAGTGCCGGTTTCTATGATGCTTACTTCAAAAAGGCTGGTCAGGTCCGCACGCTGATCAAACGCGATTTTGCGAACATCTTCGCAGGCTACGATCTGATTCTGGGACCTACCACTACAACGACTGCTTTCGGAATCGGCGAAAAGAACGACGATCCATTGGCTATGTACATGGACGACTTGTTGACCGTAACGATCAACTTGGCTGGCGTTCCGGCCATTTCCGTTCCTGGCGGCTTCGCGGCTGACGGCATGCCGATCGGTATCCAATTGATCGGTAACTATTTCGAAGAAGCAAAAATCTATCAAGCCGCGTTTGCGTTGGAACAAGCAAACGACTATCTTGACCAACACCCAAACCTGTAG
- the gatB gene encoding Asp-tRNA(Asn)/Glu-tRNA(Gln) amidotransferase subunit GatB yields MNYETVIGLEVHVELKTESKMFSPSPAHFGAEPNTNTNVIDWGYPGVLPVINKGAVEFCMKAALALNCEISTETHFDRKNYFYPDNPKAYQISQLDNPIGHDGWVEIEVEGVKKKIRIERVHLEEDAGKNMHGSDGYSYVDLNRQGTPLIEIVSEADMRSPEEAYAYLDAVRQIIMYTDVSDVKMEEGSMRCDANISIRPFGQKKFGTKTELKNLNSFNFVRRGLAHEEKRQAQVLNAGGVIQQETRRFDETNGETILMRVKEGESDYRYFPEPDLPGLTISQEWIDRVKASIPEMPAKRRARYISEYELPEYDAMVLTLSKEMSDFFEGAIAAGADAKLASNWLMGEVSAYLNSEKVELADTKLTPANLAGMITLIEDGTISTKIAKKVFRLLATKGGDAKSVVEAEGLIQMSDPAQLLPIINAVLDNSQQSVDDFKAGKDRAKGFLVGQIMKQTKGQANPGMVNQLLAQELEKR; encoded by the coding sequence ATGAATTATGAAACAGTCATCGGACTGGAAGTCCATGTGGAATTGAAAACTGAATCAAAAATGTTCTCCCCATCTCCAGCACACTTTGGGGCAGAACCGAACACAAACACAAACGTCATCGACTGGGGTTACCCGGGCGTCTTGCCTGTCATCAACAAGGGCGCAGTCGAATTCTGCATGAAGGCCGCTTTGGCTTTGAACTGTGAAATCTCTACTGAAACGCACTTCGACCGCAAAAACTACTTCTATCCGGACAATCCGAAAGCGTACCAAATTTCGCAATTGGATAACCCGATCGGCCATGACGGCTGGGTTGAAATCGAAGTGGAAGGCGTTAAGAAAAAGATCCGCATCGAGCGCGTCCATCTTGAAGAAGATGCCGGCAAAAATATGCACGGATCGGACGGCTATTCCTATGTCGATTTGAACCGTCAAGGAACGCCATTGATCGAAATCGTATCGGAAGCGGATATGCGCTCTCCTGAAGAAGCTTATGCTTACCTGGATGCCGTCCGCCAAATCATCATGTACACAGACGTATCCGATGTGAAGATGGAAGAAGGCTCCATGCGTTGCGATGCCAACATCTCCATCCGCCCATTCGGCCAAAAAAAATTCGGAACGAAGACAGAATTGAAGAACTTGAACTCCTTCAACTTCGTCCGCAGAGGCTTGGCTCATGAAGAAAAACGCCAAGCGCAAGTATTGAATGCTGGCGGGGTCATCCAACAAGAAACACGCCGTTTCGATGAAACAAATGGCGAAACGATCCTGATGCGCGTCAAAGAAGGCGAAAGTGATTACCGTTACTTCCCGGAACCGGACCTGCCAGGCTTAACCATTTCCCAAGAATGGATAGACCGCGTAAAAGCAAGTATTCCGGAAATGCCAGCAAAACGCCGCGCAAGATACATTTCGGAATACGAGCTGCCTGAGTACGATGCAATGGTATTGACCCTTTCGAAAGAAATGTCTGACTTCTTCGAAGGCGCTATCGCTGCCGGTGCCGATGCCAAATTGGCTTCCAACTGGTTGATGGGCGAAGTTTCCGCTTATCTGAACAGCGAAAAAGTGGAACTGGCTGACACAAAACTGACGCCAGCTAACCTTGCCGGCATGATCACATTGATCGAAGACGGCACCATCAGCACGAAGATCGCCAAGAAAGTCTTCCGCCTGTTGGCAACAAAAGGCGGCGACGCCAAATCCGTCGTTGAAGCAGAAGGCCTGATCCAAATGAGCGATCCAGCCCAATTGTTGCCGATCATCAACGCCGTTTTGGATAACAGCCAACAATCCGTTGACGACTTCAAAGCCGGAAAAGACCGCGCCAAAGGCTTCCTAGTAGGCCAAATCATGAAACAAACCAAAGGCCAAGCCAACCCAGGCATGGTCAACCAACTACTCGCGCAGGAGTTAGAAAAAAGATAG
- a CDS encoding diacylglycerol kinase translates to MRARVIYNPTSGREMLKKSMIDILQILEEAGYEASAYATTPEPLSATKEAERAALAGFDLIVAAGGDGTVNEVVNGIAGLDHRPTVGIIPAGTTNDYARALKIPRSNLLDAARIIADGNVIPMDIGQSNGTYFINIAAGGYLTDLTYDVPAKLKTIFGYLAYLVKGAEKIPQLKPMHMRIEYEDGVYDGMASMFFVALTNSVGGFETIDPNIVLGDGKFTLFVVKTANIFEILQLLAQVLNGGRHLENSNVLYTHTSFVKAESMDGSRLMINLDGEYGGDAPTTFTNHQQHIKIIGNTSDYADPIEEVDEGILEGAGTGFMKEVETLHPDEVNDKRLPYDGKN, encoded by the coding sequence ATGAGAGCAAGAGTAATTTACAATCCTACTTCCGGAAGAGAAATGCTGAAAAAAAGCATGATTGACATCCTTCAAATATTGGAAGAAGCAGGCTATGAGGCCAGTGCTTATGCCACGACGCCAGAACCCCTTTCCGCTACCAAAGAAGCGGAACGTGCAGCTTTGGCCGGATTCGACCTGATTGTTGCAGCAGGCGGAGACGGAACCGTAAACGAAGTCGTCAACGGCATCGCAGGATTGGACCACAGACCGACAGTCGGCATCATACCTGCAGGGACCACAAATGACTATGCCCGTGCTTTGAAGATTCCGCGCTCGAATCTATTGGATGCAGCCCGCATCATCGCTGACGGAAATGTCATCCCGATGGACATCGGTCAATCCAATGGCACTTATTTCATTAACATCGCAGCAGGCGGCTATCTGACGGACCTAACTTACGACGTGCCTGCAAAACTGAAGACCATTTTCGGCTACCTTGCCTATCTGGTGAAAGGCGCCGAAAAAATCCCGCAGCTCAAACCGATGCACATGCGCATCGAGTATGAAGACGGCGTCTACGACGGCATGGCTTCCATGTTCTTCGTGGCCTTGACCAACTCGGTAGGCGGCTTTGAGACGATCGATCCGAACATCGTTTTGGGGGATGGCAAGTTCACGCTGTTTGTCGTGAAGACAGCGAACATCTTCGAAATTCTGCAACTGTTGGCCCAAGTGTTGAACGGGGGCAGACATCTCGAAAATTCGAACGTCCTCTATACACATACTAGCTTTGTGAAAGCAGAATCCATGGATGGTTCGCGTTTGATGATCAACTTGGATGGGGAGTACGGTGGTGATGCACCGACTACATTCACGAACCACCAGCAGCACATCAAAATCATCGGCAACACTTCCGATTACGCTGATCCAATCGAAGAAGTCGATGAAGGCATTCTGGAAGGCGCCGGCACAGGCTTCATGAAGGAAGTTGAAACCCTGCACCCGGATGAAGTGAACGACAAACGTTTGCCTTACGACGGCAAGAACTAA
- a CDS encoding thioredoxin family protein: MPKKQKKFLSILFLSGLLMLLVACGKSGNSPIVAIANESEYEEVVAQDVAYLYFGFDDCPYCKEFRPILEEELTETGQIAYYYNTKKRVNDANYDEVLDTYGVEFVPLLIRLEDGKAVGSVNLDTVADLPALLAAE, encoded by the coding sequence ATGCCGAAAAAACAGAAGAAATTTTTGTCCATATTATTTTTGAGTGGACTGCTGATGCTGCTTGTGGCCTGCGGGAAATCGGGAAATTCTCCGATAGTGGCCATCGCAAATGAATCGGAATACGAAGAAGTGGTTGCGCAGGATGTGGCCTATCTCTATTTTGGCTTCGACGATTGCCCCTACTGCAAGGAATTCCGTCCGATACTGGAAGAGGAATTGACGGAAACCGGGCAGATCGCTTATTATTACAATACGAAAAAGCGCGTCAATGATGCCAACTATGATGAGGTGCTGGATACCTACGGAGTCGAGTTTGTTCCGCTCTTGATCAGGCTGGAGGATGGGAAAGCGGTCGGGTCCGTCAATCTGGACACCGTTGCAGACCTGCCGGCATTATTGGCGGCAGAATAA
- a CDS encoding VOC family protein, giving the protein MSGQRIVPFLTLPGTAEEAMHFYVSIFPNSSVTSLTKIDEDEHGEGGRVINEQFVLNGQDFMAMDMEEDFLPDMTWAVSLYVDCEDEASFDNYFDSLSADGVVMMGPEAVGELRAVAWVTDQFGVTWQLVWK; this is encoded by the coding sequence ATGAGCGGACAACGGATTGTTCCCTTTTTGACGTTACCGGGAACTGCAGAAGAAGCGATGCACTTTTATGTTTCCATTTTTCCAAATTCCAGCGTGACCTCCCTCACCAAGATCGATGAGGACGAACACGGGGAAGGCGGCCGCGTAATCAATGAGCAGTTTGTGCTGAACGGACAGGATTTCATGGCGATGGACATGGAGGAGGATTTTTTGCCGGATATGACTTGGGCTGTTTCCCTCTACGTGGACTGCGAAGATGAAGCCAGCTTCGATAACTACTTTGATTCCTTATCCGCAGATGGCGTTGTGATGATGGGACCTGAAGCAGTCGGCGAATTGCGCGCGGTAGCTTGGGTCACCGATCAATTCGGTGTTACTTGGCAATTAGTGTGGAAATAA